A segment of the Lolium perenne isolate Kyuss_39 chromosome 3, Kyuss_2.0, whole genome shotgun sequence genome:
AGggagcttttgcaccggttcgtgttacgaaccggtgctaatgagctatctttagcaccggttcgtaacacgaaccggtgctaaaggttccaCGGCTGCCACATGCCTGGAGATGAACCTTTAGCAACCGGTGATAAAGATacggcacgaaccggtgcaaatgctCCTGCGGGTCCCCTGGACGTCCAGAcagcacgaaccggtgcaaatgaccccctttagcaccggttcgtgccaaatccggtgcaaaagctctTTGGAGCAAAAAATCAAAGCCCTTATTTCTACTAGTGTCAAAAGAAAAAATATTCGGGGGCTGCGCGCCGTGACGATAACCGCAGTTCACAACAACGATAAGCTCCCATCGCAGCTTGCCATTTTGTGCGGACTCGAGTACTACTTCAAGTGAtgcaaagaaaagaaagaaaaaacggGAGAGGATATCGATCAACTAACTAGGGACAGGAACTATCTAGGCCAATCGAAGCCGCAATCATCAAGAAGTTATATATGTGCATTAATCCAAAGGCAAGCACTAGTGGTCCAACGTGGGAAATTACCCCTATTGCATGGATTAAGTGGCCAGATGTTAATTGCATGCATACGATCAAGCGTGCAATACTTCAAGCAAAAGAAAAGCAACGAGTTGATCAAAGGCAGTAGCAGCTAGCTCGTACGTACACACGTATCTCAATGAAAACAAGAACCGGCATCACCAACAAAAGTCTGACACTCAGGGGCTCGACGACGACTTCGCCCTTGATCGTGGCTATGACATATTGTCTCAGGCGACCACTACTTCGATGGAGCACCCTCAGCAGCGCTGGGGGGCTTCGCGACTTCTTCATTGATGACTTGGTGGCATCCACTTCCGCTACTCCGTGGTTTTTACTTCGATTCGACTTCTTCGCTGCACCTGACGACTTCATCGACTCCGCCACATCAATTGCGTTCGTCGCATCGACCGCGTTCGCCACATGACCTGCTTCTGCATCAACTTCGCCGTGCCCAATAAAGAGgaagcaaatttcaaagtatacatgatttgcctatgcCCGGATGCGTGCACCcgaccatagcctcgggggctactcccatcggcagcgctggtcgcgcacccgatgaaaaaTTTCCTTCAAAAAGAGAGGTCGATATTTAAAAAAAGATGGAAAAAATCTTCGTGTCCACTGAAAAAAATAGAGATggaaaaatcttcgagtccaCAGACTCGTCATTTATTCCAATCGCATATTTGCTGAAAAAATTACTTCAAGGAAGCCGACGAAAAAATTATTCAAAAAAAGAAGACGACAAAATAGAGATGGAAAAATCTTCGAGTCCGCATACTTGTCATTTATTCCCATCGACAGCACCGGCGGTGTACccgacgacaatatagaagaacccgaaaAATGGGTCGTTCCATCAGGCGaacaaaggcactcgacaatatattctcagagcgcgtctgCCGCGGTAAAAACTCTGAATGCCGTGGCTTGTACAAGGGTcatgaaggtaagaccccaggatccgtcctatGTGGCGTgacatcgcacccgaatgcgctctcccactttatccACAACAACTGATGTGAAGAAAATCCAGCGGACGCGTTGGGTACCCGATAACTTAGCTGGAATTCAGTTTTCGATAAGTCCTAAAGCGGCACGTcctgaattacgccagtatcccaggTTCGAGTCTGGGGACTCGAACTTGAAGTAGGTTTATGTGGATTTGCCACAAGGgaaattaactggtacctgatccgtcagatgaaccagcctcatTTACCAATATCcttgtacaatatagatgtccaATAAAAGTAGTAATGGCCTGTTGTCGAAAAAATCAAGAAGAAAAGTCAGGGTTCAGAGATTCAACCCGATTCTGCGATCCAATATCTTCATGGTAAATatatcaaggtttgtagactcaactcgactctGCGACTCAAGTGGagccttactcccatcgggagcacatggatttcatcaagtcctccaacAGGACTCGACAATTATATCAAGTCCTCCAgcaggagtcgataaaaagaggggctgcgcccaggaatatagtcaagttcttcatcgagtagtacaacttgagtctatgcccaggtgcaaacacctgcccatagactcgggggctactcccatcgggagcgctggtcgcgcacccgatagaaaaataacttcgaaaaTCGTCGACAgtgtctacgctacacatgatctacgacattgaCCTGATATATTTCCGGATCAATGgtctcgccttgtatttcttcgacttcggagatgattatgattggagtctctacgcaagtcttcgacttccctagacactcgggggctactgtcaTGGGCATAcctttcgggtacccattattaccatacccggctcggcccaatatggagaaggcccaaaaaggcaacccgaagaagtagtcgactaggactcttgtaaaaccctaggctggttgaatatataaagccagccagggcacccATATAGAAAAgaggggaagatagacaagatagaCAACATAGTCCCGCCTACGGCGGCCCCATGTAAACATACTTGTaatcatatactagattgctagcagcacgtagggatcctccaccgagggaacccgaagctgggtatatcgtgtacccaatctcgctcccggaatctccatcgtcgctctttcccgaaacacaagtctacaatctgtaggcattggcgaggtgatctcTCGCCAATACTTATATGCCCGCTGATAAGGATAAGTACAGTAATTACGATGGTTACAGATTAAGAAAAAGAAATGACGGATGAGACACTTGTAGTAGGTGTTTGGGTTTGATGTTCATTGGTAGGCAGGAAGCAACAACCATAGTGCTATTACTTTTGATGCACCCAACCCTCCCTGGATAATGTTTGTTGTACTTATATATAGTTTGGTTGTAATATAAGGTAGTACTAGCACAAATCAGAATGGAAATTGACCCAGCTCCATAAGGGAAGGGAGTGAGAGATAGAAGCAGACATGGATGGATGGTGGCATTTATAAAGAGGGCCTGGCTCTGGCTGCGGCGGCCTTCCCATTCCTAGTTGGTTGGTTGGTTGGTTCGTTGGTTCATGTGCGCGCATAAACTAGCTTAGGTACTTGTTCAATCAGATGATATGAGAGAGTCTCTACATCCGCCCATGCGCCGCTGCCAGCCGGCGTACTACTAGCTAGGCATCCACCCAACAAGGTTTGACTTTTCATTGATATAGAAGGAAGTAAAATAGTCATTTTATAAGGAAAACCGGCCGAAAACCGATACAACACACAACGCAACACGCCGGCCCCGAGGCCGCGCTCCACACGAGTCGATGACTAAAAACGCCCAAGCGGCCACAGCCGACACCCAAACACCTCAATGCAACACGGCGGAGGCGAAcatccggagccgccgctccgacatCCATGACGGCCGCGAGGCCACGCCCCCACGAGCCGATGACCAAGTCGCCCGAGCAACCAAAGCCACCActaaacacctcaacgtaacacgGCGGAGGCGATAAACCGGAGCCACCGCTCCGACATCCACGCCGGCCCCAGGGCCGCGCACCACCTAGCCGAAGACTATCTAGGCAGCTAGTATATTTATACGCTTGGTGATAAGTACAGAATAATTAATTAGGATAGCGATCACAAGGGATAATAAGAAGAAAAGTCGTTTGTCTGTATTCGGCTTTTGTTCGGCGCGCGATGTCAGTGCATTCATGTGACTACCCTGCCTTGGCTGGCTCACTCACTCGATCACTCACTTCACTGATGTTCACAGTAAACATCATTAAGAATAATGGCGTGAGAGAGTGAAGGAGACACGGACGGACGGAGAGTCGCATCAGTGGCAGCCTCTGACTTTGTTACTACATACTAACTATTCCCTCCGACCCCAAATAAGTATCGATGACTTAGTACAAATTTTGTACTAGACTAGTACAAAATccccgacacttattatggatcggagggagtagtatatttATATGCTTCATGATAAGGATAAGTACACTAATTAGGATAGTCACAGATTAACAAAAAGAAAAAATAATGGATGAGAAACTTGTAGTAGGTGTTAGTGTTTGATGTTCATTGGCAAGCAGGAAGCAACAAACATAATGCTATTCCGTTGCCACCTTGTAGTAGGTGTTCGGGTCTGATGTTCATTGGTAAGCAAGAAGCAAACAACCATAGTGCTATTACTTTTGTTGCACCCAACCCTCCCAGGATTGTACTTATATAATATTTTTTGTGCCTCTACATCCGCCCATGTGCCACTGCCTGCAGCCGGCCTACTACTAGCTAGGCATTCACCCAACAACAACGAACGACCTCACACACCTTCACACACCTTCGCAACAATGTACGCCCACTCGCCGCCGGTCTTCGACCTCTCCTCCTCCGCTGCTCCTACACCACCGCCActgcctcttcctcttcctcttctacaTCAAGCTAAAGCCAACGACGCCATCTACGACCACCTCGTGAGTTGTAGTATCTTCTTCTTGCTTCTTTTTTTCCATCATACATAGTACATGCGTACCACTGGACTTATTTACTAATGGTGCTCAGATTTCTCTATCTACCACAGCCGCCGTCGTTTCCTCTCTGGACAAATTCAACTACTCCTACCGCTTTCCACCCACCTTTGATCTAGATATATAGCTTGTTGGAGTGAATCAAATGCAACTCATGCTGTCTGTCTAAGGAATGGAGTACTAGTATATTAGTATTATTATGGAGGGAGGTGTCAACTAGAAGCTCTCATGTCATGTCATGTCTTCTCCTCTCCTATATTTTAATATTTCCGCACTCCACTAGTTAAGCATTGCAACTTTAAGCTCATTGCTTCTGTCGTAATTTATAGCTGCATACATGCTGCTTCTTTCTGACTGCCATTTTTGGCTATGGCCAAAAAATTGCATACATGCTGCTGTCCTCGTATAATACAGTCTTCATCAAAATCAATCATACACACAAGTTGCCGTTGGATGTACGATGCAAAATCATTTTATTGCATTCAAGGTTCGATCTTTTTTTTTATTGCATTGCTAAGGCTATAATTAATGCATTGATACACTATTTGAATCACTACATCTGTTTCGTTGTTTTGTAGATAAATGAGAAAGCTTAAGGCCCCGTTCAGTAGCAAACTATTCTTAATGTCTTTTGGATATACCACGGTTTTAAAAAAACTATCATTGTAAATACTTTGAGGTGTTCGGTTTCAACTCATAATGTGATTTTACAAACCGTGGCATTGCCAAAAATAGAAGTATTTTTGTAGTATTGAGAAAAGAGGTATCTACCTCTTTTTTCCAACAAAGAAATGAACAAAAAATGGCGCAGTCATTTCACAAATTGTAGTACTTAGTGACCCAGCAATCAAAAATCCGTTGTATCTAAATAATGTGGTTTTAAAACAACTTTGCTTTCAAACAAAGCCTAAGTTATCTAATTAAATGAAAGTTTTATACAATTATCTATCTTTTCAAATTTAGGGCCTCATATTACAGCTTGCACAGGGGCCCCAAATTTTTAGAGACGGCCCTGCCAAAATAAATTGTGGATGCTGCGGTGGTGTAGTTCAACCGAGGGGGCCCGATGATTACTCTTTTAGCAACTGCCAAAAAATGCATACATGTTGTTGTCCTGTCCTCATATAGTAAAGCCTTCATCAACATCAATCAACACTACTATACAAAAATATGAACCGAAAGAAATTTCAGATGCTTGATTAATGGTACTCCTAGATTACTGCTTCCTACCTACACAGGACGGAAAATGAACATCCCCTTCAAGAAGTAAAAAAAATCACTTCTATATGATTTATCACATCAATTAGACGACCGAGTGCCCTCCCTATTTTTATTCAAATATCCTAAATATTATTTGGTGATGTTGGATCCAACTTCTCATTTCCTTTTTGACTTGAATCTTCTCACTTCACATCCTTTCAAAAGCATCCTTTGGGGCTACCTTGACGATGGTCTTTCTCTCGGTACTATGTGTGGAGTGCACGTGAGTAGCCAGACCGGCTGGTGGTGCCCCGTGTGTTTTGGGGCGCATTGTAAAAGTTTTCGCCCGGGTTTTCGCTAATTAGCAGGCAATTATCTTCTTCTTGATTAATGGATTGGGCCCTAAAGGCTCCTGCTTCAAAAAAAAATCCTTACAAAGTCACACAAAGGACAGCCAGGTCAGAGGGGCTGAGATATTAATTGTCCTTTAGCTGCCTGCCAAGGGATCAAATTAGGTTGTCTTTTTGGCCAATTTTAGATGCTCATTTAGTATATGCTCTGCTCTGGTGGTAGCATGACATCATGAACACAAACACCAACACTACAATGCAATACTCCCCAGTCCCCACTCATGTCATAGCTCCGCTTTAGCGCCACTATACCTGATATTTAGGGCTACCACTATTTGTCATAGCCCGCTATTTTAAACTTTGATCAAAACATTTGCCTTTGTTTGGCTTTACTCTCATGCtgtagtttttcttctcttttcatGAATGAATTGGCCTAGTCTATTAATCGATTCGATTCTGTTCATTACACTTGTTGGAAAACTGACAGAAATCAAGTTGGTTGATTCATTCTAACTGATAGAGATTAAGTATTTGTCATTTTAGCCTTAATAAATTAAATTGACTTCTCCACTCTaataaaaaaatgtaaaaaaCAGGGAAACAAGGGGCAGCCATCCTTGATACCAGAGTATGACCTTGGAGGAGAAGGGGACCTGTTCAAGGCTCCAGAGCCCATAATTGAAGAACCGCTGCTTACCCTCGACTCGGTAGCGGATGCCATCTCGATAATGTCCTGCGATGAGAATACAATGGATGACACCATCCAGGTTTCAGACATGGTTTTGAGTGAAGTGATGTACGAGTGCGAGAAGGAGCTCATGGAGAAGTCGGTGATCGAAGAGACGATATCCGAACTTGTAGACATCATCCCTATGTTACAAGTTGAGAAGGTCCCCGGAGAACTCAGGGCATCACCTTTAGCCGGTGAATGCTCACTCCAGAAGAGTGTTAGCTCTGAATGCCTCAACTCGGCCGATTGGATGAATGGGTCAGTGAGGCCAAATTTCTTGGATTTCCAAGGGCTCGACTTCGAGGCGGCATTCGGGCTGAGCAAGAAATGGGTATGAtgatctctctcctctctctctctctctttgtctctcgctctccctccctctctctctctctatctatcTCTCTATCCCTTGCTCTACAAAAATATGGAATTATTATGACAAGCACTGATCTTTGTGTCTCAAGTAAGTACATAAACCAAAATGATAAGGCATTGCTTTCTCATTGCGCTGGACAAGCCTCGCATTAGATGTAGATGGTGTGCAGTGTAGTGCTTTGCTCAGCATGAAAAAGTCGTTAAATAAAGGTATGAATGACACTAACTAGTGATGTGATTTCAGATGTTACTAATTCTGCCCGAAGCCACCTTTCCCTTAATGACCTGGTCACTGCTTTAGCTAATACAAGGCATATACACACTCTGCACACTCAACGGTATCTACTGTGATTTTTTCTTCTAATTTACTTATTTTTTAGACATGCAAGATACTAGTATATATTCTCTATTTTTTTTTAGAAAGGGGGCTCAAGATGGGCCCGGCTTTGAATTAGCAACGCCATCAACCGGCCAGGATAAAGGTTCTCTAATTTACTCGCCCACATGAAGTATTTCACACTGATAGATAAATGACATGTCATCCTGATACGTGTTTAGGACTTTAGGTAGGATCATCATGTAAGGTTATTTTTTTACATTGAAAGCCTAAGATTACTTACTAGGATTTTTATTTTTTGACAGAATCTTGGTGCCAATACCCCTCGACTTGTAACCATCAGTGACCTAAAAACTGAGGAAAGGAAGCAGAAGCTCTCCAGGTACAGGATGAAGAAGTTCAAGAGAAACTTTGGCAGAAAGATAAAGGTATACAAATCTCTCTTTTTCTGCTAATATACTAGTAATTAAGCATGAATATGGAAGATCACAGAGGCTGATGAATTCATGATGAGTGAGTGATAAATGTTTGCAACTCTGTGCTTGCAGTATGCCTGCAGGAAGGCTATGGCAGATAGCCAGCCAAGAATGCGAGGGAGGTTCGCCAAGATGCACTGTGGCGACATGCTCAAGCCGAGGAAATAAAATCATGGGAAGACCGCCGAGGTTGCTGCGAAGCTGATGAGGAAGACAAGGTTGTTGCAaggaattatgctactactgagctACCAGTAAAGCTTGTCGTCGTCTAGAATCTTCTAGGTGAGGCTACGATTTCTCTTGCGCCGCGCCGCGCTGCCCCGTCGGAATTAATTTTAGTCACTACATCAATCTTCTACTCCTTGTGGAATTTCTATTTCACACCTTCCTTGCGCTGCAGGAGAGTGGAGAGCCCTTGCTAGGGAGGCTGCTCTCTGTGTACAAAAGCGACTTTTTAAGTCATCAAAGATGCAATTTTCACCGCTGTTTCTAATTTTTTTGCACAAAGTCGTACTTGGAACAATGCTAAGAAACTATCCCTGATATACAGATATATAgatacaatatagatggttttaaATCTATCAAGCTTCAGAATGCTTGTCCACATACAAGGACATAATTTTGCAAGGCTTGTTTTGCTTTGAAAGTTGGCGCCCTGAAACTGATAAGTCAATTTGTTGTGGCTGAAGATGGAAGAGCACTTCAGCAACCATCAAACCAAGAGTACGTTGCGCTGGTAATAATATTGATACTACTAAGATTATTACATGGCAAGCAAGAGAGGAGCCTGGGTTTCATTATTACCATCTTCAAGCCTTTGTGCAGAGAGCAGCCTGCCTAGCTAGGGCTCTCCACTCTCCTGCAGCAGGAGGATCATATTATTACTAACTATTACAGCAGATGAGCACAGGGAAATAGAAATGTCACCCGAAGGAGCGGACTGATGGAGCAACTAAAATTAATTCTGACGGGTGGCGCGGTGTTGCACAGCAGCCATCATCCTAGAAGACGGTGCGCCTCACCTAGAAGCTTGTAGATGCCGACGAGCTTGCTGGAAGCTCAACAGTAGCTCAAATTCCTTCCATGCAGCCATTTCTTCCTTCCTCTGCTGGCTTCGCGGCAACCTAGCCGGCCTTCCATGGTCCTACTTCTTCAGCTTGGGCACGTCGCCGTCGTCCATCTTGGCCAACCTCCCCCGGCACCCTTGGCTGGCCGTCTGCAAGAGCCTTCCTGCAAAGCATACCAGAAAAAAAATATGCTAGAAAAGCCCACAAAAATTAGAAACATTTGACCATCGATTAAATCAACTAGGCGAGCACACCCGATGGATCTCACGCATGATGGTGGCTAAACACCTGTAGGTATGAGGAGAAATCACGATGAGGCAAGCCTACCAGGTGGGCGATTAGCCGGAGCACCAGCACGATTGATGGCAGAACGACTACCGGGTCGAGTATGTACACTACGGGAACGCGCcaaggtgccgacggccagatCTTGTGCCGACGACAAaaggtcggggccgtcggcgcaaACCTCCTCGACGCCAGCCCATGGGaaaagccgtcggcacagctttgCCGTCGGCACAACGCAGCCTTGCCGTCGGCACATCCCGCAGctgtgccgagggtggccgtcggcacaggttcTGGACGTCGGCACAGAACCACCTGGTGGCGACACCGACAACGCCGTGAGGGGGGAGGAAACGGCGgttagctgtgccgacggcctggccaTGGGCACAGCTTAAATACTGTGTGCCGACGGCAATCTGGATTTCCCTCCAATTTTTCCCGCCAAGCCTTTCCCGCTCGTTCTCTCCCGCCCCTTTCTTTCCCGCCATGATTTACCTCCATTGTTCtcgcgcccattctctcccgccaagtattcccgccgtttcagcccctcgccgccctatatatagccatgtcttctcctCCAACAGCACCAGCAACACTTCTCTCCTCCAAAACCACCACAGAATCCTCTGAGCTTAGCTGCCgttgagatggctcctcgtcgccatagcaacacgggcttcaccgGCGTTCGCAAGCGGCCTGCCCgccatttcgcggctgaaatcaccgctGGTGGTGcacgtgtgtggctcggcaccttctacacgaaggaggctgctgcccgcgcatacgacgttgcggtgtggaggtttggccggtcgcgccacgaaatgaacttcccggaggtcacgtCTCTGACGGAAGCCCAGAGTCTCGCTAccgagccgctacttcgctcagaGGGTGAAGCGCGGTGGTACAGCAATGGTCAGCGGTGGATTGATatcaccgaggcggacgagcagttcatggcgcAA
Coding sequences within it:
- the LOC127340608 gene encoding uncharacterized protein; its protein translation is MYAHSPPVFDLSSSAAPTPPPLPLPLPLLHQAKANDAIYDHLGNKGQPSLIPEYDLGGEGDLFKAPEPIIEEPLLTLDSVADAISIMSCDENTMDDTIQVSDMVLSEVMYECEKELMEKSVIEETISELVDIIPMLQVEKVPGELRASPLAGECSLQKSVSSECLNSADWMNGSVRPNFLDFQGLDFEAAFGLSKKWNLGANTPRLVTISDLKTEERKQKLSRYRMKKFKRNFGRKIKYACRKAMADSQPRMRGRFAKMHCGDMLKPRK